In one window of Cydia fagiglandana chromosome 10, ilCydFagi1.1, whole genome shotgun sequence DNA:
- the LOC134668432 gene encoding uncharacterized protein LOC134668432, which produces MRTILILALCAATAYGQYNDSPAPRRIQIPGAIALGPAPGAFRQGRLQNGPPAGAPRLRRPGHGRPSFKSVDASPRPNLQSIEEPSKPVTEEPEDEVEINTPTAFVPSIFTTPEPQNDFFDFTTTSQPKPPIAFNPPPFQPSSTPSVIRPEPIRPTQYRPLLQPQSFAPIRNEAPFKPQPVRLQPLSSRPQRPSFRPEPKPLVEEDEAPIQPVRHRPQPQPQEPINRAPAKTYVQQNYKPSNTREKKPVAQIIRKYRDENPDGSITWGFENDDGSFKEETIGIDCVTRGKYGYVDPDGLKREYNYETGIPCDKSKEQQEEKGFIDYQENKAVLPNGITIDLNQMGKKSKRPFRSPGNH; this is translated from the exons ATGCGGACGATACTG ATATTAGCGCTTTGCGCTGCCACGGCGTATGGTCAATACAATGACTCACCTGCTCCTCGGAGGATACAAATTCCCGGAGCCATAGCTCTAGGCCCCGCGCCCGGCGCCTTCCGCCAGGGACGGCTGCAGAACGGCCCCCCAGCCGGCGCCCCACGCTTGAGGAGGCCCGGCCACGGCAGGCCTTCCTTCAAGTCCGTGGACGCATCTCCCAGACCCAATCTGCAGTCAATCGAGGAGCCCTCCAAACCGGTCACCGAAGAACCAGAAGACGAGGTCGAAATCAACACCCCCACCGCCTTCGTCCCTAGCATTTTCACCACACCGGAACCTCAAAACGATTTCTTTGATTTCACCACCACTTCTCAGCCGAAGCCGCCGATAGCGTTCAACCCGCCTCCCTTCCAGCCGTCCTCGACTCCGTCTGTCATAAGACCCGAGCCGATCAGACCCACTCAGTACAGACCATTATTGCAGCCGCAATCTTTCGCCCCCATCAGAAATGAAGCCCCCTTCAAGCCTCAGCCGGTGCGCCTCCAACCTCTGTCGAGCAGACCTCAGCGGCCGTCCTTCAGGCCGGAGCCCAAACCCTTGGTAGAGGAAGACGAGGCCCCTATCCAACCGGTCCGACACAGGCCTCAGCCGCAGCCACAGGAGCCCATCAACCGAGCGCCGGCTAAAACGTACGTTCAACAGAACTACAAACCCTCCAACACGAGGGAAAAGAAACCAGTTGCTCAAATCATTCGCAAATACAGGGATGAGAACCCGGACGGAAGCATTACGTGGGGATTTGAGAATGACGACGGTTCATTCAAGGAGGAAACTATAGGTATCGATTGTGTTACGCGTGGAAAGTATGGTTATGTGGATCCTGATGGTTTGAAACGAGAATACAACTATGAGACTGGCATCCCCTGCGACAAGAGCAAGGAACAGCAAGAAGAGAAAGGGTTTATAGACTACCAAGAAAACAAAGCAGTCCTACCTAATGGTATCACAATTGATCTCAATCAGATGGGTAAAAAATCTAAAAGGCCGTTCAGGTCACCCGGTAACCACTAG
- the LOC134668433 gene encoding histone deacetylase complex subunit SAP18 produces MKMAGLESMIAEEVKPVDREKTCPLLLRVFCSTGRHNSPGDYARGNVPQNELQIYTWMDATLRELTGLVKEVNPETRRKGTYFDFAIVYPDMRSPTYRMREIGVTCSGQRGGDDNKTLSSVKFQIGSYLDISITPPNRMPPPMRRPQPYINNRPY; encoded by the exons ATGAAAATGGCTGGACTGGAGTCCATGATTGCTGAAGAGGTTAAGCCGGTTGATAGAGAAAAG aCATGCCCCCTGCTTCTTCGAGTGTTTTGTTCGACTGGTCGTCACAATTCGCCGGGTGATTATGCGAGGGGCAACGTTCCCCAAAATGAATTACAAATTTACACCTGGATGGATGCAACACTGCGCGAGCTAACAGGTCTTGTCAAGGAAGTTAATCCCGAGACCCGACGCAAGGGAACATATTTCGATTTTGCCATTGTGTACCCAGATATGAGATCACCAACATATAGGATGAGAGAGATAGGAGTGACATGCTCCGGCCAACGCGGTGGGGATGATAACAAAACTTTGAGCAGTGTTAAATTCCAAATTGGCAGCTACTTGGACATATCAATAACACCACCAAACAGAATGCCACCTCCGATGAGGCGGCCGCAGCCATATATCAATAATCGACCatattaa